One Myxococcus xanthus genomic window carries:
- a CDS encoding KamA family radical SAM protein, translating to MDTSVLPAGLPPEPTAARASLSAEGRKRLFPNATDAEWADWRWQQRHAVRGLEQLERYVPLTSNERAGVQETSALFRIGISPYYLSLIDPEHPFCPVRMQSIPVRAEARIRPGELADPLGEDKTRPEECIVHKYPDRVLFLALDTCSVYCRHCTRRRITQGGVAELSKEQLRRGVDYVRSHPEVRDVLISGGDPFMLSDSRLEELLAPLSEIPHVEMIRIGTRVPVCLPMRVTDALAKTLRRYAPVFVVTHFNHPKEVTPEAREACERLVDHGVPVENQAVLMRQLNSDARIIKELSHLLLRSRVRPYYLHQMDVAEGCEHLRTPIAKGLEIIQQLRGYTTGLAVPHLAVDLPGGGGKVTLQPDYAVEYGAQETVFRNYKGERFTYPEPEETDCTCPYDGVWQERAPRYGYRKG from the coding sequence ATGGATACCTCAGTGCTTCCGGCGGGTCTCCCGCCGGAGCCGACGGCCGCTCGCGCGTCGCTCAGCGCCGAAGGGCGCAAACGGCTGTTTCCCAACGCCACGGACGCGGAGTGGGCGGACTGGCGTTGGCAGCAGCGGCATGCGGTGCGAGGCCTGGAGCAGCTGGAGCGGTACGTGCCGCTGACCTCCAACGAGCGCGCGGGCGTGCAGGAGACGTCCGCACTGTTCCGCATCGGCATCAGTCCGTACTACCTGTCCCTCATCGACCCGGAGCATCCGTTCTGCCCGGTGCGCATGCAGTCCATCCCGGTGAGGGCCGAGGCGCGCATCCGTCCGGGCGAGCTCGCGGATCCGCTGGGTGAGGACAAGACGCGCCCGGAGGAGTGCATCGTTCACAAGTATCCGGACCGGGTGCTCTTCCTCGCGCTGGATACGTGCTCCGTCTATTGCCGTCACTGCACGCGGCGGCGCATCACGCAGGGCGGGGTGGCGGAGCTCTCCAAGGAACAGCTCCGCCGGGGCGTGGACTATGTCCGGAGCCATCCCGAGGTGCGCGACGTCCTCATCTCCGGCGGGGACCCGTTCATGCTCAGCGACTCCCGGCTGGAGGAGTTGCTCGCGCCGCTCAGCGAGATTCCCCACGTCGAGATGATTCGCATCGGCACGCGCGTCCCCGTGTGTCTGCCCATGCGCGTCACCGACGCCCTGGCGAAAACGCTCCGGCGCTACGCGCCCGTCTTCGTCGTCACGCACTTCAATCATCCGAAGGAAGTGACGCCCGAGGCGCGCGAGGCTTGCGAGCGGCTGGTGGACCACGGCGTGCCGGTGGAGAACCAGGCCGTGTTGATGCGGCAGCTCAACTCCGACGCGCGCATCATCAAGGAGCTGTCGCACCTGCTGCTGCGCAGCCGCGTGCGGCCGTACTACCTGCACCAGATGGACGTCGCCGAGGGCTGCGAGCACCTGCGCACGCCCATCGCCAAGGGGCTGGAAATCATCCAGCAGCTCCGGGGCTACACCACCGGCCTCGCCGTGCCGCACCTCGCGGTGGACCTGCCGGGGGGCGGTGGGAAGGTGACGCTCCAGCCCGATTACGCCGTCGAGTACGGAGCGCAGGAGACGGTGTTCCGCAACTACAAGGGCGAGCGCTTCACGTACCCGGAACCCGAGGAGACGGACTGCACCTGCCCGTATGACGGCGTGTGGCAGGAGCGGGCCCCGCGCTACGGCTACCGCAAGGGCTGA
- a CDS encoding KamA family radical SAM protein, which produces MQTTPIRAKPEAGPAEQPFTYPHRREFIEPDWRRIPGFKDVSAADWENSVWQRKHTIKNLKELKATLGALLPDDLAESMERDQRERATMSLLVPPQMLNTMNLEDLWRDPVRRYMLPAYADRLTEWTNHPKASRDSLHEQDMWVVEGLTHRYPTKVLAEMLPTCPQYCGHCTRMDLVGNDVPQVSKHKFGIGPKDRYAQMLDYLRRTPTVRDVVVSGGDIANLPIQQLEPFVSSLMDIPNIRDIRLASKGLMAIPQHFLQDSVLQGLDRLAKKAVERGVDLALHTHVNHAQQLTPLVGKAVRKLLEMGFRDVRNQGVLLRGVNDSPQALLDLCFTLLDHAKILPYYFYMCDMIPNSEHWRLSVAQAQQLQHDIMGYMPGFATPRIVCDVPFVGKRWVHQVAEYDRERGISYWTKNYRTGIELNDADALSRKYEYFDPIDQLSEAGQAWWREQQKAA; this is translated from the coding sequence ATGCAAACGACGCCCATCCGGGCCAAGCCTGAGGCTGGCCCCGCTGAACAGCCTTTTACGTATCCTCACCGCCGGGAGTTCATCGAGCCCGATTGGCGGCGGATCCCTGGCTTCAAGGACGTGTCCGCCGCCGACTGGGAGAACTCCGTCTGGCAGCGCAAGCACACCATCAAGAATCTCAAGGAACTCAAGGCAACGCTGGGGGCTCTGCTCCCGGATGACCTGGCTGAGAGCATGGAGCGCGACCAGCGCGAGCGGGCGACGATGTCGCTGCTCGTGCCTCCGCAGATGCTCAACACCATGAATCTTGAGGACCTGTGGCGTGACCCGGTGCGTCGTTACATGCTACCGGCCTACGCGGACCGCCTCACGGAGTGGACCAACCATCCCAAGGCCAGCCGTGACAGTCTTCACGAGCAGGACATGTGGGTGGTGGAAGGCTTGACGCACCGGTATCCCACCAAGGTGCTGGCGGAGATGCTGCCGACCTGCCCGCAGTACTGTGGTCACTGCACGCGCATGGACCTGGTGGGCAATGACGTGCCGCAGGTCAGCAAACACAAATTTGGCATCGGGCCCAAGGACCGCTACGCGCAGATGCTCGACTATCTGCGTCGCACGCCGACGGTGCGCGACGTGGTGGTGTCGGGTGGCGACATCGCGAACCTGCCCATCCAGCAGCTCGAGCCGTTCGTCAGCTCGCTGATGGACATCCCGAACATCCGGGACATCCGCCTGGCCAGCAAGGGGCTGATGGCCATCCCGCAGCATTTCCTCCAGGACTCCGTCCTCCAGGGGCTGGACCGGCTGGCGAAGAAGGCCGTCGAGCGCGGCGTGGACCTGGCGCTGCACACGCACGTCAATCACGCGCAGCAGCTCACCCCGCTGGTGGGCAAGGCCGTGCGCAAGCTGCTGGAGATGGGCTTCCGTGACGTGCGCAACCAGGGCGTGCTGCTGCGCGGTGTGAATGACAGCCCGCAGGCGCTGCTGGACCTGTGCTTCACGCTGCTCGACCACGCGAAGATCCTGCCGTACTACTTCTACATGTGCGACATGATCCCCAACAGCGAGCATTGGCGGCTGTCGGTGGCTCAGGCGCAGCAGCTGCAGCACGACATCATGGGCTACATGCCGGGCTTCGCCACGCCGCGCATCGTCTGTGACGTGCCCTTCGTCGGGAAGCGCTGGGTGCACCAGGTGGCGGAGTATGACCGCGAGCGCGGCATCTCGTACTGGACCAAGAACTACCGGACCGGCATCGAACTGAACGATGCGGATGCGCTCAGCCGGAAGTACGAATACTTCGACCCCATCGACCAGCTGTCCGAGGCGGGGCAGGCCTGGTGGCGGGAGCAGCAGAAGGCGGCGTAA